From Quercus lobata isolate SW786 chromosome 1, ValleyOak3.0 Primary Assembly, whole genome shotgun sequence, one genomic window encodes:
- the LOC115981355 gene encoding E3 ubiquitin-protein ligase KEG-like, translating into MMAKKSKTKMRIPSCTICQTQYNDDSHAPLLLQCGHCFCKHCLSHMFTASAPPRPTLSCPKCRHPSTLGNSVLSLPKNYSLLPILSSDDDDDDDSGDESDSESVSVSPSRCRGGGGGTGVVRSLCSDHEMRLVKAIGEERWLGELRKVSKRCRHKVVVKRVEVGDVADCDWVEGELEKLRLASVWCRNVCAFHGVVREKDHLCLVMERCYGSVQSEMRRSGGRLTLQQILKYGADIARGVAELHAAGVVCMNLKPSNFLLDASGRAVVSDYGLPIILKKPSCRKARPGPEVEFSKMHWCIDCTLLSPHYTAPEVWEPLKKSLHLFRDDVSHISAESDAWSFGCALVEMCTGSIPWDGLSAEEIYRAVVKEGRPPPQYSSVVGVGIPRDLWKMIGECLHFKASKRPTFHAMLAIFLRHLQRIPHCPANQNNEPANSPGIDMLELSPTSVLDISSVKSNHLHQLVSEGNLDGVRDLLAKSASGNNSSSIISLLEAHNSDGQTALHLACRRGCPQIVDAILEYGNVDVDVPDENGNPPIVFALAVGSSECVRALIRKSANAISRSMEGFGRSVAHVCAYYGQPDCMRELLLAGADPNAVDDDGETVLHIAVSKKFTDCAIVILENGGCKSMGALNSKGLTPLHLCIATLNVAVVKRWAEITSPREISEAIDIPSPAGTALCLAAALKKDRETEGRELVRILLAAGANPTAQDTQQYRTALHTAAMANDVELVKIILDAGVDVNIRNVHNTIPLHLALAKGAKPCVKLLLSAGANCNLQDDDGDNAFHIAADAAKLIRECLECIVVMLQYPGAAIEVRNHSGKTLHDLLEALPREWISEDLMEALMNKGLHLSPTIFQVGEWVKFKRSMETPAHGWQGARHGSVGFVQYVQNSDSLDVSFCTGLAHVLANEVIKVLSLERGQLVRLKADIEKPRYELRGQSCDSIGTVLCVDDDDGIIRIGFTGASRGWQADPADFERVEEFKVGDWVRVRHNLPFAKHGFGAVTPGSIGVVYGIRPDSSLLIEFSYLASPWLCEPEEVESFSPFRIGDQVCVKRSVAEPRFPWDGETHHSVGKISDIESNGLLIIETPNRHIPWKADPSDMEKVEDFKVGDWVRVKASVPSPKYGWEDVNRTSIGIIHSLEEDGDMGIAFCFRSKIFSCSVTDMEKVSPFEVEQEIRVMPSITEPLLGWSNETPSTSGKIARIDMDGTLNVRVAGRVSFWKVSPSDAERLSGLAVGDWVRMKQCMGTRPNYEWNSVGRDSVAVVHNIQDYSYLELVSCFRTGRFIAHCTEVEKVSPIKIGQHVRFRTGLKEPRWGWREACPNSRGVVTAVNADGEIRVSFFNLSGLWRGDPADFEVEEMFEVGEWVKLKNDSSKWKSLQPGSIGVVQGLGYKKDVWDGTVLVGFCGESELWAGQTAKLERVDRFKTGQRVRVKTNVKNPRFGWSGHTHASIVSIIAVDADGKLRTHTPAGSKAWMLDPSEVELVEEEVLIIGDWVRVKSSVATPVYHWGEVTHKSVGVVFRLEEGELWVSFCFMERPWICKEWEVEKVRAFKVGDTVKFREGLVTPRWGWGMETHASKGKVVGVDANGKLRIQFKWREGRPWIGDPADIVLDNSSSRDPMEM; encoded by the exons ATGATGGCTAAGAAATCGAAGACGAAAATGAGAATCCCGAGCTGCACGATATGCCAGACTCAGTACAACGACGACTCGCACGCGCCTCTCTTGCTCCAATGCGGCCATTGCTTCTGCAAGCACTGCCTCTCCCACATGTTCACCGCATCGGCGCCGCCGCGGCCGACGCTCTCTTGCCCTAAGTGCCGCCACCCCTCCACTCTCGGTAACTCCGTCCTTTCTCTCCCTAAAAACTACTCCCTCCTCCCCATACTATCTTCCGATgatgacgacgacgacgacAGCGGCGATGAATCGGACTCGGAATCGGTGTCGGTGTCGCCGTCGAGGTGCCGAGGCGGCGGCGGAGGGACGGGAGTGGTGAGGAGTTTGTGTTCGGATCACGAGATGAGGTTGGTGAAGGCGATTGGGGAGGAGAGGTGGTTAGGGGAGCTGAGGAAGGTGAGCAAGCGGTGTAGGCATAAGGTGGTGGTGAAGAGAGTGGAGGTCGGCGACGTGGCGGACTGTGATTGGGTGGAAGGTGAGCTCGAGAAGCTTCGATTGGCTTCGGTGTGGTGCAGAAACGTGTGCGCTTTTCATGGAGTGGTGAGAGAGAAAGATCATCTCTGCCTTGTTATGGAGAGATGTTACGGTTCGGTTCAATCGGAGATGCGACGGAGTGGTGGCCGCCTTACTCTTCAGCAAATCCTCAA ATATGGGGCAGACATTGCACGTGGTGTGGCTGAACTCCATGCAGCAGGTGTTGTTTGCATGAACCTAAAGCCATCCAATTTTCTTCTGGATGCAAGTGGCCGTGCAGTGGTTTCTGATTACGGGCTTCCAATAATTTTGAAGAAACCTTCTTGCCGTAAAGCTCGACCTGGTCCAGAGGTTGAGTTCTCAAAAATGCATTGGTGTATTGATTGTACATTGTTGAGTCCACATTACACAGCTCCAGAGGTGTGGGAGCCTTTAAAGAAGTCATTGCACTTATTCAGGGATGATGTGAGTCATATATCTGCAGAATCAGATGCCTGGAGTTTTGGTTGTGCCCTGGTTGAGATGTGCACTGGTTCCATTCC GTGGGATGGTTTAAGTGCTGAAGAAATTTATCGTGCTGTTGTCAAGGAAGGCAGACCACCTCCACAATACTCAAGTGTTGTAGGTGTAGGGATTCCTAGAGATTTGTGGAAAATGATTGGTGAGTGCTTACACTTCAAGGCATCAAAAAGACCAACATTTCATGCAATGCTTGCTATATTTCTTCGGCATCTGCAACGAATACCTCACTGTCCTGCAAATCAGAATAA CGAACCAGCTAATAGTCCTGGAATAGATATGTTGGAACTGTCCCCTACATCTGTTTTGGACATTTCCAGCGTTAAAAGCAACCATCTGCATCAACTTGTATCTGAAGGGAATCTGGATGGTGTTAG GGATCTGCTTGCTAAGTCTGCATCAGGGAATAATAGTAGTTCAATCATTTCTCTGCTGGAAGCACATAATTCTGATGGTCAAACTGCTCTGCACTTGGCTTGTAGACGGGGTTGCCCTCAGATTGTTGATGCTATTTTAGAGTATGGAAATGTGGATGTGGATGTCCCTGATGAAAATGGGAATCCTCCAATAGTGTTTGCTTTAGCAGTTGGGTCCTCAGAATGTGTACGCGCTCTCATCAGAAAATCAGCTAATGCCATATCTAGGTCAATGGAAGGCTTTGGTCGATCTGTTGCTCATGTTTGTGCATATTATGGGCAACCGGATTGTATGCGT GAATTACTATTGGCGGGAGCTGATCCCAATGCAGTGGATGATGATGGTGAAACTGTACTGCATATTGCCGTCTCCAAAAAATTTACGGACTGTGCTATTGTAATACTAGAAAATGGGGGCTGCAAATCAATGGGTGCTCTGAATTCAAAAGGATTAAC tccTCTACACTTGTGTATAGCAACTCTAAATGTGGCCGTAGTTAAGAGGTGGGCAGAAATCACATCACCCAGAGAGATTTCTGAAGCGATCGACATTCCAAGTCCAGCTGGGACTGCACTATGTCTGGCAGCTGCTCTAAAGAAAGATCGCGAGACAG AGGGCAGAGAGCTGGTAAGGATACTGCTTGCAGCTGGAGCAAACCCAACTGCCCAAGACACGCAACAGTATCGAACAGCGTTGCATACAGCTGCCATGGCCAATGATGTTGAGTTGGTTAAG ATTATTCTTGACGCTGGAGTTGATGTGAACATCAGGAACGTGCACAATACGATACCCCTTCATTTGGCACTGGCAAAAGGTGCAAAACCATGTGTCAAATTACTCTTGTCAGCTGGTGCAAATTGTAATTTGCAG GATGACGATGGTGACAATGCTTTTCATATAGCTGCTGATGCAGCGAAGTTGATACGTGAATGTCTTGAGTGCATTGTAGTTATGTTGCAGTATCcaggtgctgccattgaagtaaGGAACCACAG TGGTAAGACATTGCATGATCTATTGGAAGCCCTACCACGAGAATGGATTTCTGAAGATCTTATGGAAGCACTTATGAATAAGGGACTTCATCTGTCTCCAACAAT atttcaagTGGGGGAATGggtgaaatttaaaagaagcaTGGAAACCCCTGCACATGGTTGGCAAGGTGCAAGGCATGGGAGTGTTGGCTTTGTACAGTATGTCCAAAACAGTGACAGCCTTGATGTATCATTTTGCACTGGGTTAGCTCATGTCTTAGCAAATGAAGTTATAAAAGTTCTCTCTTTGGAAAGGGGACAGCTTGTGCGACTCAAAGCTGACATTGAAAAGCCAAG GTATGAGTTGCGTGGACAATCATGTGACAGCATTGGAACTGTCCTGtgtgttgatgatgatgatggaatTATACGTATTGGATTTACTGGTGCATCTAGGGGATGGCAAGCTGATCCAGCAGATTTTGAAAGGGTTGAAGAGTTCAAGGTTGGTGACTGGGTTCGTGTTCGTCACAATCTTCCCTTCGCAAAGCATGGTTTTGGAGCTGTGACCCCAGGCAGTATTGGGGTAGTGTATGGTATTAGACCTGATAGTAGTCTTCTGATAGAATTTAGCTACTTAGCAAGCCCATGGCTTTGTGAACCAGAGGAAGTGGAGTCGTTCAGCCCATTTAGG ATTGGCGACCAAGTATGTGTAAAGAGATCTGTTGCAGAGCCCAGATTTCCTTGGGACGGTGAGACGCATCATAGTGTTGGAAAAATAAGTGACATAGAGAGTAATGGTCTCCTGATAATTGAAACACCAAATCGGCACATACCATGGAAAGCTGATCCATCAGACATGGAAAAGGTGGAGGATTTCAAG GTTGGTGATTGGGTTAGAGTCAAAGCTTCAGTACCTTCTCCAAAATATGGGTGGGAAGATGTCAACAGGACAAGTATAGGAATAATTCATAGCTTGGAGGAGGATGGTGATATGGGAATTGCATTTTGTTTCAGAAGCAAGATTTTCTCATGCTCCGTGACAGACATGGAGAAGGTGTCACCTTTTGAAGTGGAACAAGAGATTCGAGTGATGCCATCTATCACAGAGCCATTACTTGGATGGTCAAATGAAACGCCATCTACCTCAGGGAAAATTGCAAGGATTGACATGGATGGGACCCTTAAT GTAAGAGTGGCTGGCAGAGTGAGCTTTTGGAAAGTTTCTCCAAGTGATGCAGAAAGGTTATCAGGATTGGCAGTTGGTGACTGGGTTCGGATGAAGCAATGTATGGGAACACGACCAAATTATGAATGGAATAGTGTTGGGAGAGACAGTGTAGCAGTAGTGCACAACATACAGGATTATTCTTATTTAGAGCTGGTTTCTTGTTTTCGTACGGGTAGGTTCATTGCTCACTGCACTGAAGTTGAAAAGGTTTCACCCATTAAAATTGGGCAGCACGTTAGGTTCCGTACTGGATTGAAAGAACCAAGATGGGGGTGGAGAGAAGCTTGCCCCAATTCAAGAGGTGTCGTAACCGCTGTAAATGCTGATGGAGAAATAAGAGTTTCATTCTTCAATTTGTCAGGTTTGTGGAGAGGAGATCCTGCAGATTTTGAGGTAGAGGAGATGTTTGAGGTTGGAGAATgggtaaaacttaaaaatgattcTAGTAAATGGAAATCTCTGCAACCTGGAAGCATTGGTGTTGTACAAGGACTAGGGTATAAAAAAGATGTATGGGATGGCACTGTCCTTGTTGGGTTCTGTGGGGAATCAGAATTATGGGCAGGGCAGACTGCCAAGCTAGAAAGAGTGGATAGGTTTAAAACTGGGCAACGGGTGAGAGTGAAGACCAATGTAAAAAATCCACGATTTGGGTGGTCAGGTCATACACATGCTAGCATCGTTTCCATAATAGCAGTTGATGCAGATGGAAAACTAAGAACACACACTCCTGCTGGCTCAAAGGCATGGATGCTCGACCCATCAGAAGTGGAACTGGTGGAGGAAGAGGTATTAATTATTGGAGATTGGGTAAGGGTCAAATCATCTGTGGCAACACCAGTTTACCACTGGGGAGAAGTGACTCACAAGAGTGTTGGGGTGGTTTTCCGCTTGGAGGAAGGAGAGCTGTGGGTCTCATTTTGCTTTATGGAGCGCCCTTGGATATGCAAGGAATGGGAGGTGGAGAAGGTGAGAGCATTTAAAGTGGGTGACACGGTCAAATTTAGAGAAGGATTAGTAACCCCGAGATGGGGTTGGGGAATGGAGACACATGCTAGTAAGGGGAAGGTAGTTGGAGTGGATGCTAATGGGAAGCTAAGAATTCAGTTTAAATGGAGAGAAGGCCGGCCCTGGATTGGAGACCCGGCTGATATTGTTCTTGACAACAGCTCCAGTAGGGATCCAATGGAAATGTAA